In a single window of the Cydia strobilella chromosome 13, ilCydStro3.1, whole genome shotgun sequence genome:
- the LOC134746683 gene encoding uncharacterized protein LOC134746683 isoform X4, which translates to MLAWQMLCERYNNPKRLVTNHMRALFDVEPVPSTPSGLRGLCDNISKHLRSLRSLNVPTENWDLAIIHMLVKKLDSRLQSKWENSVDLRKLPSLQDFKTFLKNRADRLEATSPAVPSDAPSTSKKAMGSSQPISWRRCDDSSPGEVNRRSWTSGGAGHVTTSERCRNARSGGARAAQASQSTPSSWYETSVCRPAGGGWARSSRRSRAGMASPGWPSSEPPEGTSNARSITFVHYLLRVKSYK; encoded by the exons ATGCTCGCGTGGCAGATGCTTTGTGAACGTTATAATAATCCTAAACGTTTAGTCACCAACCACATGCGAGCCTTGTTCGACGTGGAACCGGTACCGTCAACTCCTTCGGGTCTAAGAGGTCTGTGCGATAATATTTCCAAACATTTGAGATCTTTGCGctcattaaatgtacctaccgaAAATTGGGATCTCGCAATTATTCACATGTTAGTTAAAAAGTTAGACAGTCGATTGCAATCAAAGTGGGAAAACAGTGTTGATTTGAGAAAATTGCCTTCGTTGCAGGATTTCAAAACCTTCCTAAAGAACCGAGCTGACCGGCTGGAAGCGACCAGCCCAGCAGTACCATCGGACGCACCCAGCACTTCCAAGAAGGCCATG GGCTCGAGTCAGCCAATTTCCTGGCGGCGCTGCGACGATTCATCGCCAGGAGAGGTAAACCGAAGGAGTTG GACTTCTGGCGGCGCTGGTCACGTGACTACATCGGAACGCTGCAGGAACGCACGAAGTGGAGGAGCGCGCGCGGCCCAAGCCTCGCAGTCGACACCGTCGTCCTGGTACGAGACGAGCGTCTGCCGCCCTGCCGGTGGAGGCTGGGCAAGATCGTCGCGACGCAGCCGGGCCGGGATGGCGTCACCAGGGTGGCCGTCATCCGAACCGCCAGAGGGGACATCCAACGCGCGTTCAATAACATTTGTCCATTACCTACTTCGGGTGAAGtcatataagtag
- the LOC134746683 gene encoding uncharacterized protein LOC134746683 isoform X1, protein MESFPHEYKLLQNNKPVLNKSKILSLHPFMKDGLVRVGGRIGLSHYAYEKKHPLILSHEHALTKLLMANAHIRTLHAGPQLLLSTIRERIWPTKGRMLASKIVNKCVPCFRANPKTTNPIMGNLPPSRVNPSPPFAITGIDYGGPYNIRDRTGRGYKVSKCYIAVFICFATKAIHLELITGLESANFLAALRRFIARRGKPKELDFWRRWSRDYIGTLQERTKWRSARGPSLAVDTVVLVRDERLPPCRWRLGKIVATQPGRDGVTRVAVIRTARGDIQRAFNNICPLPTSGEVI, encoded by the exons atggaatcattcccacacgaatataaattattgcaaaacaataaaccggttcttaacaaatcaaaaatattatctttacacCCATTCATGAAGGACGGACTCGTTCGCGTAGGCGGACGAATCGGTCTTTCGCATTatgcatatgaaaaaaaacatcctTTAATATTAAGTCACGAGCACGCGCTTACCAAACTACTGATGGCAAACGCACATATACGTACTCTGCACGCTGGCCCTCAGTTATTACTTTCAACTATTCGCGAGCGCATCTGGCCAACAAAAGGTAGGATGTTAGCctcgaaaattgtaaataaatgcgtTCCGTGTTTTAGAGCAAATCCAAAGACTACTAACCCTATAATGGGAAACTTACCCCCCTCAAGGGTAAATCCTTCCCCCCCCTTTGCTATCACGGGTATCGATTATGGAGGAccttataacattagagataggACAGGGCGTGGTTACAAGGTCTCTAAGTGCTATATAgcagtgtttatttgttttgcaacAAAGGCAATTCATCTCGAATTAATTACAGGGCTCGAGTCAGCCAATTTCCTGGCGGCGCTGCGACGATTCATCGCCAGGAGAGGTAAACCGAAGGAGTTG GACTTCTGGCGGCGCTGGTCACGTGACTACATCGGAACGCTGCAGGAACGCACGAAGTGGAGGAGCGCGCGCGGCCCAAGCCTCGCAGTCGACACCGTCGTCCTGGTACGAGACGAGCGTCTGCCGCCCTGCCGGTGGAGGCTGGGCAAGATCGTCGCGACGCAGCCGGGCCGGGATGGCGTCACCAGGGTGGCCGTCATCCGAACCGCCAGAGGGGACATCCAACGCGCGTTCAATAACATTTGTCCATTACCTACTTCGGGTGAAGtcatataa
- the LOC134746683 gene encoding uncharacterized protein LOC134746683 isoform X3, protein MLAWQMLCERYNNPKRLVTNHMRALFDVEPVPSTPSGLRGLCDNISKHLRSLRSLNVPTENWDLAIIHMLVKKLDSRLQSKWENSVDLRKLPSLQDFKTFLKNRADRLEATSPAVPSDAPSTSKKAMVTTSEPIKGSSQPISWRRCDDSSPGEVNRRSWTSGGAGHVTTSERCRNARSGGARAAQASQSTPSSWYETSVCRPAGGGWARSSRRSRAGMASPGWPSSEPPEGTSNARSITFVHYLLRVKSYK, encoded by the exons ATGCTCGCGTGGCAGATGCTTTGTGAACGTTATAATAATCCTAAACGTTTAGTCACCAACCACATGCGAGCCTTGTTCGACGTGGAACCGGTACCGTCAACTCCTTCGGGTCTAAGAGGTCTGTGCGATAATATTTCCAAACATTTGAGATCTTTGCGctcattaaatgtacctaccgaAAATTGGGATCTCGCAATTATTCACATGTTAGTTAAAAAGTTAGACAGTCGATTGCAATCAAAGTGGGAAAACAGTGTTGATTTGAGAAAATTGCCTTCGTTGCAGGATTTCAAAACCTTCCTAAAGAACCGAGCTGACCGGCTGGAAGCGACCAGCCCAGCAGTACCATCGGACGCACCCAGCACTTCCAAGAAGGCCATGGTAACCACGTCCGAACCTATCAAG GGCTCGAGTCAGCCAATTTCCTGGCGGCGCTGCGACGATTCATCGCCAGGAGAGGTAAACCGAAGGAGTTG GACTTCTGGCGGCGCTGGTCACGTGACTACATCGGAACGCTGCAGGAACGCACGAAGTGGAGGAGCGCGCGCGGCCCAAGCCTCGCAGTCGACACCGTCGTCCTGGTACGAGACGAGCGTCTGCCGCCCTGCCGGTGGAGGCTGGGCAAGATCGTCGCGACGCAGCCGGGCCGGGATGGCGTCACCAGGGTGGCCGTCATCCGAACCGCCAGAGGGGACATCCAACGCGCGTTCAATAACATTTGTCCATTACCTACTTCGGGTGAAGtcatataagtag
- the LOC134746683 gene encoding uncharacterized protein LOC134746683 isoform X2 — protein MEVQFRSHHKTGLESANFLAALRRFIARRGKPKELVSDNSTTFHGASNELKDLQKYLQDSSSELVSHCADEGIKWSFIPVYTPHMGSLWESSIKLTKYHLKRVLGLSLLTYEQFVSILYQVESMVNSRPLCPLPSSNPDYPVLTPAHFLIGKAPNSLPDEDYNHVPKNRLTHYQLLQQITQDFWRRWSRDYIGTLQERTKWRSARGPSLAVDTVVLVRDERLPPCRWRLGKIVATQPGRDGVTRVAVIRTARGDIQRAFNNICPLPTSGEVI, from the exons ATGGAAGTCCAATTCCGAAGTCATCATAAAACGG GGCTCGAGTCAGCCAATTTCCTGGCGGCGCTGCGACGATTCATCGCCAGGAGAGGTAAACCGAAGGAGTTGGTGAGTGACAATTCAACAACCTTTCATGGGGCTAGTAACGAGctaaaagatttacaaaaatacctacaggacAGCTCGAGCGAGCTAGTATCTCATTGCGCAGACGAGGGCATAAAATGGAGTTTTATTCCTGTCTATACACCTCATATGGGGTCCCTATgggaatctagtataaaacttaccaaatatcatttaaaaagagtGTTAGGGTTATCTTTGTTAACTTACGAACAATTTGTATCAATCCTATATCAGGTAGAATCTATGGTAAATTCTAGGCCACTATGTCCCTTACCTAGTTCAAATCCTGACTATCCTGTCCTTACGCCAGCTCACTTTTTAATTGGAAAAGCACCAAATTCACTTCCGGACGAAGATTATAACCATGTACCAAAGAACCGATTAACTCACTATCAACTTTTGCAACAAATCACGCAGGACTTCTGGCGGCGCTGGTCACGTGACTACATCGGAACGCTGCAGGAACGCACGAAGTGGAGGAGCGCGCGCGGCCCAAGCCTCGCAGTCGACACCGTCGTCCTGGTACGAGACGAGCGTCTGCCGCCCTGCCGGTGGAGGCTGGGCAAGATCGTCGCGACGCAGCCGGGCCGGGATGGCGTCACCAGGGTGGCCGTCATCCGAACCGCCAGAGGGGACATCCAACGCGCGTTCAATAACATTTGTCCATTACCTACTTCGGGTGAAGtcatataa
- the LOC134746683 gene encoding uncharacterized protein LOC134746683 isoform X6: protein MLAWQMLCERYNNPKRLVTNHMRALFDVEPVPSTPSGLRGLESANFLAALRRFIARRGKPKELDFWRRWSRDYIGTLQERTKWRSARGPSLAVDTVVLVRDERLPPCRWRLGKIVATQPGRDGVTRVAVIRTARGDIQRAFNNICPLPTSGEVI from the exons ATGCTCGCGTGGCAGATGCTTTGTGAACGTTATAATAATCCTAAACGTTTAGTCACCAACCACATGCGAGCCTTGTTCGACGTGGAACCGGTACCGTCAACTCCTTCGGGTCTAAGAG GGCTCGAGTCAGCCAATTTCCTGGCGGCGCTGCGACGATTCATCGCCAGGAGAGGTAAACCGAAGGAGTTG GACTTCTGGCGGCGCTGGTCACGTGACTACATCGGAACGCTGCAGGAACGCACGAAGTGGAGGAGCGCGCGCGGCCCAAGCCTCGCAGTCGACACCGTCGTCCTGGTACGAGACGAGCGTCTGCCGCCCTGCCGGTGGAGGCTGGGCAAGATCGTCGCGACGCAGCCGGGCCGGGATGGCGTCACCAGGGTGGCCGTCATCCGAACCGCCAGAGGGGACATCCAACGCGCGTTCAATAACATTTGTCCATTACCTACTTCGGGTGAAGtcatataa
- the LOC134746683 gene encoding uncharacterized protein LOC134746683 isoform X5 → MTIVRKPRRSNPSDFKTFLKNRADRLEATSPAVPSDAPSTSKKAMVTTSEPIKGSSQPISWRRCDDSSPGEVNRRSWTSGGAGHVTTSERCRNARSGGARAAQASQSTPSSWYETSVCRPAGGGWARSSRRSRAGMASPGWPSSEPPEGTSNARSITFVHYLLRVKSYK, encoded by the exons ATGACCATAGTCCGCAAGCCCCGCCGCAGCAACCCCTCG GATTTCAAAACCTTCCTAAAGAACCGAGCTGACCGGCTGGAAGCGACCAGCCCAGCAGTACCATCGGACGCACCCAGCACTTCCAAGAAGGCCATGGTAACCACGTCCGAACCTATCAAG GGCTCGAGTCAGCCAATTTCCTGGCGGCGCTGCGACGATTCATCGCCAGGAGAGGTAAACCGAAGGAGTTG GACTTCTGGCGGCGCTGGTCACGTGACTACATCGGAACGCTGCAGGAACGCACGAAGTGGAGGAGCGCGCGCGGCCCAAGCCTCGCAGTCGACACCGTCGTCCTGGTACGAGACGAGCGTCTGCCGCCCTGCCGGTGGAGGCTGGGCAAGATCGTCGCGACGCAGCCGGGCCGGGATGGCGTCACCAGGGTGGCCGTCATCCGAACCGCCAGAGGGGACATCCAACGCGCGTTCAATAACATTTGTCCATTACCTACTTCGGGTGAAGtcatataagtag
- the LOC134746683 gene encoding uncharacterized protein LOC134746683 isoform X7: MEVQFRSHHKTGLESANFLAALRRFIARRGKPKELDFWRRWSRDYIGTLQERTKWRSARGPSLAVDTVVLVRDERLPPCRWRLGKIVATQPGRDGVTRVAVIRTARGDIQRAFNNICPLPTSGEVI, translated from the exons ATGGAAGTCCAATTCCGAAGTCATCATAAAACGG GGCTCGAGTCAGCCAATTTCCTGGCGGCGCTGCGACGATTCATCGCCAGGAGAGGTAAACCGAAGGAGTTG GACTTCTGGCGGCGCTGGTCACGTGACTACATCGGAACGCTGCAGGAACGCACGAAGTGGAGGAGCGCGCGCGGCCCAAGCCTCGCAGTCGACACCGTCGTCCTGGTACGAGACGAGCGTCTGCCGCCCTGCCGGTGGAGGCTGGGCAAGATCGTCGCGACGCAGCCGGGCCGGGATGGCGTCACCAGGGTGGCCGTCATCCGAACCGCCAGAGGGGACATCCAACGCGCGTTCAATAACATTTGTCCATTACCTACTTCGGGTGAAGtcatataa